In Niallia sp. FSL W8-0635, one genomic interval encodes:
- a CDS encoding gluconate 5-dehydrogenase — MTFSMDKFRIDGKVALVTGAIYGIGFEIASALAKAGAKIVFNSLNQESVEKALEAYEEAGMEAKGYVFDVTDEGAVQAAIAQIKEEVGPIDILVNNAGIIKRIPMIEMSAEEFRQVVDVDLNGPFIVSKAVIPDMIQNGGGKIINICSMMSELGRETVSAYAAAKGGLKMLTKNIASEYGEYNIQCNGIGPGYIATPQTAPLREKQADGSRHPFDQFIIGKTPAARWGNPEDLAGSAVFLASEASNFVNGHILYVDGGILAYIGKQP, encoded by the coding sequence ATGACATTCAGTATGGATAAATTCCGCATTGATGGAAAAGTAGCATTAGTGACGGGAGCGATTTATGGAATTGGCTTTGAAATTGCAAGCGCATTAGCAAAAGCAGGAGCGAAAATCGTATTTAACTCCTTAAATCAAGAATCCGTTGAAAAAGCGCTTGAAGCTTATGAAGAAGCTGGAATGGAAGCAAAAGGCTATGTTTTTGATGTAACGGATGAAGGCGCCGTACAAGCAGCGATTGCACAGATAAAAGAAGAGGTTGGTCCGATTGATATTCTAGTGAACAATGCTGGAATTATCAAACGTATTCCAATGATTGAAATGTCTGCTGAAGAGTTCCGTCAAGTTGTTGATGTAGATTTGAATGGACCGTTTATCGTTTCAAAAGCAGTTATTCCAGATATGATTCAAAATGGTGGCGGTAAAATTATTAACATTTGCTCCATGATGAGCGAGCTAGGTCGTGAAACGGTTAGTGCTTATGCTGCTGCTAAAGGCGGTCTTAAAATGCTCACAAAGAATATTGCTTCTGAATATGGAGAATACAATATTCAATGTAATGGAATTGGACCAGGTTATATTGCGACACCACAAACAGCGCCATTACGGGAAAAGCAAGCCGATGGGTCGCGGCATCCATTTGATCAGTTTATTATCGGTAAAACACCTGCAGCTCGCTGGGGGAACCCTGAGGATCTAGCTGGTTCAGCGGTGTTTTTAGCATCGGAAGCGTCAAACTTTGTTAATGGTCATATTCTCTATGTGGATGGGGGAATATTGGCGTATATCGGTAAACAGCCTTAA